Proteins encoded within one genomic window of Pongo pygmaeus isolate AG05252 chromosome 18, NHGRI_mPonPyg2-v2.0_pri, whole genome shotgun sequence:
- the PRM1 gene encoding sperm protamine P1 has translation MARYRCCRSQSQSRCCRRRQRCHRRRRRCCQTRRRAMRCCRRRYRLRCRRH, from the exons ATGGCCAGGTACAGATGCTGTCGCAGCCAGAGCCAGAGCAGATGTTGCCGCCGGAGACAAAGATGTCACAGACGAAGGAGGCGTTGCTGCCAGACACGGAGGAGGGCCATGA GGTGCTGCCGCCGCAGGTACAGACTGAGATGTAGAAGACACTAA